From the genome of Taeniopygia guttata chromosome 31, bTaeGut7.mat, whole genome shotgun sequence, one region includes:
- the LOC121469088 gene encoding uncharacterized protein isoform X3, with protein sequence MEWEQLRELVILGVLSLARGDTPDASSPFQFGTPSCPSVPVPVPDWCHLRVGGLAVAAVLSVLGVVVQWEVQVPEQGQLKPGDIWGHSGTIWGHSGTFGVIGGFGDVGG encoded by the exons ATGGAGTGGGAACAGCTCCGGGAACTGGTGATACTGGGAg tTCTGTCCCTGGCCAGAGGCGACACCCCCG ATGCCTCCAGTCCCTTCCAGTTCG GtacccccagctgtcccagtgtccctgtccctgtcccagactGGTGTCACCTGCGCGTCGGTGGCCTCGCGGTGGCCGCAGTGCTGAGCGTGCTGGGGGTCGTCGTCCA gtGGGAAGTGCAAGTGCCGGAGCAAGGCCAGCTGAAACccggggacatttggggacattcggggacaatttggggacactcggggacatttggggtcatcgggggatttggggatgttgGTGGATGA
- the LOC121469088 gene encoding FXYD domain-containing ion transport regulator 3 isoform X4: MEWEQLRELVILGVLSLARGDTPDASSPFQFDWCHLRVGGLAVAAVLSVLGVVVQWEVQVPEQGQLKPGDIWGHSGTIWGHSGTFGVIGGFGDVGG; this comes from the exons ATGGAGTGGGAACAGCTCCGGGAACTGGTGATACTGGGAg tTCTGTCCCTGGCCAGAGGCGACACCCCCG ATGCCTCCAGTCCCTTCCAGTTCG actGGTGTCACCTGCGCGTCGGTGGCCTCGCGGTGGCCGCAGTGCTGAGCGTGCTGGGGGTCGTCGTCCA gtGGGAAGTGCAAGTGCCGGAGCAAGGCCAGCTGAAACccggggacatttggggacattcggggacaatttggggacactcggggacatttggggtcatcgggggatttggggatgttgGTGGATGA
- the LOC121469088 gene encoding FXYD domain-containing ion transport regulator 3 isoform X6, translating to MEWEQLRELVILGDASSPFQFDWCHLRVGGLAVAAVLSVLGVVVQWEVQVPEQGQLKPGDIWGHSGTIWGHSGTFGVIGGFGDVGG from the exons ATGGAGTGGGAACAGCTCCGGGAACTGGTGATACTGGGAg ATGCCTCCAGTCCCTTCCAGTTCG actGGTGTCACCTGCGCGTCGGTGGCCTCGCGGTGGCCGCAGTGCTGAGCGTGCTGGGGGTCGTCGTCCA gtGGGAAGTGCAAGTGCCGGAGCAAGGCCAGCTGAAACccggggacatttggggacattcggggacaatttggggacactcggggacatttggggtcatcgggggatttggggatgttgGTGGATGA
- the LOC121469088 gene encoding uncharacterized protein isoform X5: MEWEQLRELVILGVLSLARGDTPDWCHLRVGGLAVAAVLSVLGVVVQWEVQVPEQGQLKPGDIWGHSGTIWGHSGTFGVIGGFGDVGG, translated from the exons ATGGAGTGGGAACAGCTCCGGGAACTGGTGATACTGGGAg tTCTGTCCCTGGCCAGAGGCGACACCCCCG actGGTGTCACCTGCGCGTCGGTGGCCTCGCGGTGGCCGCAGTGCTGAGCGTGCTGGGGGTCGTCGTCCA gtGGGAAGTGCAAGTGCCGGAGCAAGGCCAGCTGAAACccggggacatttggggacattcggggacaatttggggacactcggggacatttggggtcatcgggggatttggggatgttgGTGGATGA